The following are encoded in a window of Betaproteobacteria bacterium genomic DNA:
- a CDS encoding DUF2384 domain-containing protein produces the protein MAGGAASGAQSLRSVEALLGGAGVLRAKPHSTLDWIEVVRRGIPSAAIESLAKAMRLSQSELARALGIPERTLARRKLQGVLSSEESSKLLRLARVLGRANEVFEDPDAALSWLRSANSALGGATPISLLDTDIGAESVLDTLGRIEHGVFG, from the coding sequence ATGGCGGGCGGTGCCGCGTCGGGTGCGCAGTCTCTTCGTTCGGTGGAGGCGTTGCTGGGCGGAGCGGGCGTCCTGCGCGCAAAGCCACATTCGACGCTGGACTGGATCGAAGTGGTCCGGAGGGGAATTCCGTCCGCGGCGATCGAGTCGCTCGCGAAGGCGATGCGGCTGTCGCAGTCGGAGCTTGCGCGGGCGCTCGGAATACCCGAACGCACGCTCGCGCGCCGCAAGCTCCAAGGCGTCCTGAGCAGCGAGGAGTCCTCCAAGCTGCTGCGGCTGGCGCGCGTCCTCGGACGAGCCAACGAGGTGTTCGAGGATCCGGACGCTGCATTGAGCTGGCTCCGGTCGGCCAACTCCGCGCTGGGCGGGGCAACCCCGATAAGCCTGCTGGATACCGACATCGGCGCCGAAAGCGTGCTGGACACGCTCGGCCGGATCGAGCACGGGGTGTTCGGCTAG